The following coding sequences lie in one Anomalospiza imberbis isolate Cuckoo-Finch-1a 21T00152 chromosome 17, ASM3175350v1, whole genome shotgun sequence genomic window:
- the PDYN gene encoding proenkephalin-B isoform X1, translating to MAMVVCRQRLQDEMARRALALALCLSLSAVASADCVTQCSLCAAQTRGADSSVQPLMCLWECQGSLSPGPEWEMCRKALALLAPLVALAEGTEPSPQEAEEDEAQPEQGLGPAELPLAPAKRYGGFMKMMSKARLLSLLRENAHSKGGLSKKSGGFSRKPGERAAPEDYPRPAGDGDEEPTGAGAEGPELAQLHKRYGGFLRRIRPKLKWDNQKRYGGFLRRQFKVTTRSDEDPSAYSGEVSDL from the exons ATGGCGATGGTGGTCTGCAG GCAGCGGCTGCAGGACGAGATGGCACGACGGGCACTGGCATTGGCactctgcctgtccctgtctgcGGTGGCATCTGCTGACTGTGTCACCCAGTGCTCTCTCTGCGCAGCCCAGACCCGCGGTGCCGACAGCAGCGTCCAGCCCCTG ATGTGCCTGTGGGAATGCCAGGGCTCCTTGTCACCCGGCCCCGAGTGGGAGATGTGCAGGAAGGCGCTGGCGCTCCTGGCCCCGCTGGTGGCCCTGGCCGAAGGGACAGAGCCGTCCCCacaggaggcagaggaggatgAGGCACAGCCGGAGCAGGGTCTgggccctgcagagctgccgcTGGCGCCGGCCAAGCGCTACGGGGGCTTCATGAAGATGATGTCCAAGGCgaggctgctgtccctgctccgcGAGAACGCTCACAGCAAGGGTGGCCTCAGCAAGAAGTCCGGGGGCTTCAGCCGCAAGCCGGGGGAGCGAGCGGCCCCCGAGGACTACCCGAGGCCGGCAGGGGATGGGGACGAAGAGCCCACGGGTGCCGGGGCCGAGGGGCCGGAGCTGGCGCAGCTGCACAAGCGCTATGGGGGCTTCCTGCGCCGCATCCGGCCCAAGCTCAAGTGGGACAATCAGAAGCGCTACGGGGGCTTCCTGCGGAGGCAGTTCAAGGTGACCACGCGGTCGGATGAGGACCCTAGCGCCTACTCAGGGGAGGTCTCAGACCTGTAG
- the PDYN gene encoding proenkephalin-B isoform X3, translating to MARRALALALCLSLSAVASADCVTQCSLCAAQTRGADSSVQPLMCLWECQGSLSPGPEWEMCRKALALLAPLVALAEGTEPSPQEAEEDEAQPEQGLGPAELPLAPAKRYGGFMKMMSKARLLSLLRENAHSKGGLSKKSGGFSRKPGERAAPEDYPRPAGDGDEEPTGAGAEGPELAQLHKRYGGFLRRIRPKLKWDNQKRYGGFLRRQFKVTTRSDEDPSAYSGEVSDL from the exons ATGGCACGACGGGCACTGGCATTGGCactctgcctgtccctgtctgcGGTGGCATCTGCTGACTGTGTCACCCAGTGCTCTCTCTGCGCAGCCCAGACCCGCGGTGCCGACAGCAGCGTCCAGCCCCTG ATGTGCCTGTGGGAATGCCAGGGCTCCTTGTCACCCGGCCCCGAGTGGGAGATGTGCAGGAAGGCGCTGGCGCTCCTGGCCCCGCTGGTGGCCCTGGCCGAAGGGACAGAGCCGTCCCCacaggaggcagaggaggatgAGGCACAGCCGGAGCAGGGTCTgggccctgcagagctgccgcTGGCGCCGGCCAAGCGCTACGGGGGCTTCATGAAGATGATGTCCAAGGCgaggctgctgtccctgctccgcGAGAACGCTCACAGCAAGGGTGGCCTCAGCAAGAAGTCCGGGGGCTTCAGCCGCAAGCCGGGGGAGCGAGCGGCCCCCGAGGACTACCCGAGGCCGGCAGGGGATGGGGACGAAGAGCCCACGGGTGCCGGGGCCGAGGGGCCGGAGCTGGCGCAGCTGCACAAGCGCTATGGGGGCTTCCTGCGCCGCATCCGGCCCAAGCTCAAGTGGGACAATCAGAAGCGCTACGGGGGCTTCCTGCGGAGGCAGTTCAAGGTGACCACGCGGTCGGATGAGGACCCTAGCGCCTACTCAGGGGAGGTCTCAGACCTGTAG
- the PDYN gene encoding proenkephalin-B isoform X2 gives MAMVVCRQRLQDEMARRALALALCLSLSAVASADCVTQCSLCAAQTRGADSSVQPLGSLSPGPEWEMCRKALALLAPLVALAEGTEPSPQEAEEDEAQPEQGLGPAELPLAPAKRYGGFMKMMSKARLLSLLRENAHSKGGLSKKSGGFSRKPGERAAPEDYPRPAGDGDEEPTGAGAEGPELAQLHKRYGGFLRRIRPKLKWDNQKRYGGFLRRQFKVTTRSDEDPSAYSGEVSDL, from the exons ATGGCGATGGTGGTCTGCAG GCAGCGGCTGCAGGACGAGATGGCACGACGGGCACTGGCATTGGCactctgcctgtccctgtctgcGGTGGCATCTGCTGACTGTGTCACCCAGTGCTCTCTCTGCGCAGCCCAGACCCGCGGTGCCGACAGCAGCGTCCAGCCCCTG GGCTCCTTGTCACCCGGCCCCGAGTGGGAGATGTGCAGGAAGGCGCTGGCGCTCCTGGCCCCGCTGGTGGCCCTGGCCGAAGGGACAGAGCCGTCCCCacaggaggcagaggaggatgAGGCACAGCCGGAGCAGGGTCTgggccctgcagagctgccgcTGGCGCCGGCCAAGCGCTACGGGGGCTTCATGAAGATGATGTCCAAGGCgaggctgctgtccctgctccgcGAGAACGCTCACAGCAAGGGTGGCCTCAGCAAGAAGTCCGGGGGCTTCAGCCGCAAGCCGGGGGAGCGAGCGGCCCCCGAGGACTACCCGAGGCCGGCAGGGGATGGGGACGAAGAGCCCACGGGTGCCGGGGCCGAGGGGCCGGAGCTGGCGCAGCTGCACAAGCGCTATGGGGGCTTCCTGCGCCGCATCCGGCCCAAGCTCAAGTGGGACAATCAGAAGCGCTACGGGGGCTTCCTGCGGAGGCAGTTCAAGGTGACCACGCGGTCGGATGAGGACCCTAGCGCCTACTCAGGGGAGGTCTCAGACCTGTAG